A region from the Flexistipes sp. genome encodes:
- the tyrS gene encoding tyrosine--tRNA ligase codes for MLPLKDQLQHIKRGAEEVIVEEELVRKIEKSIKEEKPLRVKAGFDPTAPDLHLGHTVLIQKLKHFQELGHQVIFLIGDFTGMIGDPSGKSETRKALTREEIVKNAETYKEQVFKILDPEKTEIAFNSHWMNKMTAADMIKLASQHTVARMLERDDFNKRYKSNRSISIHEFLYPLVQAYDSVALRADVELGGTDQKFNLLVGREIQKAYGQESQIALTMPILEGLDGVQKMSKSLNNYVGITESPSDMFGKLMSISDELMFRYMLLLSDRSMKSIEDLKKDIKNGRLHPMDVKKDFACEIVEKFHDKSAAEKAKSDFERVFSKRENPEDMPVLEVNGESMLEIIRKLNFASSNSDARRLAKQGAVSVNGEKISDIEMSPAAGEYTLKVGKRKFARIICK; via the coding sequence TTGTTGCCTTTAAAAGATCAGCTTCAGCACATAAAAAGAGGGGCTGAAGAGGTTATCGTTGAAGAAGAACTGGTTAGAAAGATAGAGAAATCTATAAAAGAAGAGAAGCCTCTCAGGGTAAAAGCCGGTTTCGATCCGACAGCTCCCGATTTGCATCTTGGACACACAGTGCTGATACAAAAGTTAAAACATTTTCAGGAACTGGGACACCAGGTGATTTTTCTAATAGGTGATTTTACCGGTATGATAGGTGATCCTTCAGGAAAGTCTGAAACCAGAAAGGCTTTGACGAGGGAAGAAATAGTGAAAAATGCTGAAACGTATAAAGAGCAGGTTTTTAAAATACTGGATCCGGAGAAAACGGAGATTGCTTTCAACAGTCACTGGATGAATAAGATGACTGCCGCGGACATGATTAAGCTGGCTTCACAGCACACCGTTGCAAGAATGCTGGAAAGGGATGATTTTAACAAGCGCTATAAATCCAACAGGTCAATTAGTATTCATGAGTTTTTATATCCTTTGGTTCAGGCTTATGACTCTGTTGCTTTAAGGGCAGACGTAGAGTTAGGGGGGACTGATCAGAAATTCAACCTTCTTGTGGGAAGAGAAATTCAGAAGGCCTACGGGCAGGAATCCCAAATCGCTTTGACTATGCCTATACTTGAAGGTCTTGACGGTGTGCAGAAGATGAGTAAATCTTTAAACAATTATGTAGGTATTACCGAAAGTCCATCGGATATGTTTGGTAAACTTATGTCTATTTCAGATGAGCTTATGTTCCGCTACATGCTTTTACTGAGCGACAGAAGTATGAAATCCATAGAAGATTTAAAAAAGGACATCAAAAACGGCAGGCTGCATCCGATGGATGTGAAAAAGGATTTTGCATGTGAAATTGTGGAAAAATTCCACGATAAAAGTGCAGCAGAAAAAGCCAAATCGGATTTTGAAAGGGTGTTCTCCAAAAGGGAAAATCCGGAGGATATGCCTGTTTTGGAAGTTAATGGTGAAAGTATGCTGGAGATAATAAGAAAGCTGAATTTTGCTTCAAGCAACAGTGATGCCAGAAGGCTTGCCAAGCAGGGGGCTGTATCTGTGAACGGGGAGAAAATCAGTGATATTGAGATGAGCCCGGCAGCCGGAGAATATACTTTAAAAGTTGGTAAACGTAAGTTTGCCAGAATAATATGCAAATAA
- a CDS encoding DUF1015 domain-containing protein translates to MVTVRPFRGVRYNLEKALLKHVVSPPYDVISESERESFKTKSPYNVVHLILPEGKNKYNNAGKLYNQWKSEKVLVKDDVPSFYVYEQEYRYEGKKYVRTGFVGLMKLEEFGKGKVFPHEKTLAGPKKDRYELMKACKANFSQIFGLYLDKENELEKAFASAKKTMPAASAVDDDGVKNSLWLIQDQDIVNKISRFMSNKSIYIADGHHRYETSLNLRDFFRKQNKDAADELKPYDFAMMMFVNFYDEGLKIFPTHRVVDIDDKFDEKVFFEKLENYFVVEEIEHTRYEKFLNKKENCKIVMVYGDKYYGLSIKDDDYEKLHPVYRRVDTYILQELILKGVMGFSEDKLLNKEGISFMQSEEKVREAAEKNKAVGFILNGVPIEVVREISENGYVMPQKSTYFYPKLQTGLVFNDI, encoded by the coding sequence GTGGTTACCGTTAGACCTTTTAGAGGAGTAAGATACAATCTGGAAAAAGCCCTTTTGAAACATGTTGTTTCACCCCCCTATGATGTGATAAGCGAGAGTGAAAGAGAGAGCTTTAAAACAAAATCACCGTATAACGTTGTCCATCTTATTCTGCCCGAGGGCAAAAACAAGTACAATAATGCCGGTAAACTCTACAATCAATGGAAATCGGAAAAAGTCCTGGTAAAAGATGATGTGCCGTCATTTTACGTTTATGAGCAGGAGTACAGGTACGAAGGCAAAAAATATGTCAGGACCGGTTTTGTTGGTTTGATGAAGCTGGAAGAATTTGGTAAAGGGAAAGTTTTCCCCCATGAAAAGACGTTGGCCGGACCCAAAAAAGACCGATACGAGCTGATGAAGGCTTGCAAAGCGAACTTCAGCCAGATTTTCGGACTTTATCTGGATAAGGAAAATGAGCTGGAAAAGGCTTTTGCCAGTGCGAAGAAGACGATGCCTGCAGCTTCAGCAGTTGATGATGACGGCGTCAAGAATTCTTTATGGCTTATACAGGATCAGGATATTGTTAATAAAATATCCAGGTTTATGTCAAACAAATCTATTTATATTGCTGATGGGCATCACAGGTACGAGACCTCTCTTAATCTGAGGGACTTTTTCAGAAAGCAGAACAAAGATGCAGCAGATGAGTTAAAGCCTTACGACTTTGCAATGATGATGTTTGTCAATTTTTATGACGAAGGTCTAAAGATATTTCCCACTCACAGAGTGGTTGATATAGATGATAAATTTGACGAAAAAGTGTTTTTTGAGAAGCTTGAGAATTATTTTGTAGTTGAGGAGATTGAGCATACCCGCTATGAGAAGTTTCTGAATAAGAAAGAGAATTGCAAGATAGTAATGGTTTACGGGGACAAATATTACGGTCTGTCAATTAAGGACGACGATTATGAAAAACTTCACCCCGTTTACCGAAGAGTTGACACTTATATCCTTCAGGAACTTATCTTAAAAGGTGTCATGGGCTTTTCCGAAGATAAACTTCTTAATAAAGAAGGCATTTCTTTTATGCAGAGCGAGGAGAAAGTACGTGAAGCAGCTGAAAAAAATAAAGCAGTCGGATTCATATTGAACGGTGTACCTATTGAAGTTGTCAGAGAAATTTCTGAAAATGGATATGTGATGCCGCAAAAATCCACTTATTTTTATCCGAAATTACAGACAGGTCTTGTTTTTAATGATATTTGA
- the ehuB gene encoding ectoine/hydroxyectoine ABC transporter substrate-binding protein EhuB — protein sequence MFNKFRKLGISFLAVGLFALLSAGVASAQVTLEDIKERGFVRVATANEIPYGYVDAGGNAMGAGPEVARAVLKRMGIEDIQWVVTSFSSLIPGLKANRFDMAAAEQAILPPRCKQVDYATVPNSSYGEGLLVKAGNPKDIHSHRDFAKREDLKVAIMAGADQLEMLQEIDVPQSQMVMIQTNADAISTVATGRADAYAATGLTAANLAKKSDKVELADPFVDPVIDGKEIRSWGSFTFNKGSDDFRLAFSKELKKFKKTDEWRNILEKNGFTPADIEGSFKHTTKELCSGEGI from the coding sequence ATGTTTAACAAATTCAGAAAGTTAGGAATCAGCTTCTTAGCAGTAGGGTTGTTTGCACTTTTATCAGCTGGTGTTGCTTCAGCCCAGGTTACACTTGAGGACATTAAAGAAAGAGGATTTGTTCGTGTTGCCACTGCAAATGAAATCCCCTACGGTTATGTAGATGCAGGCGGTAATGCAATGGGAGCCGGACCGGAAGTTGCCAGAGCGGTATTGAAAAGAATGGGTATTGAAGATATTCAGTGGGTTGTAACAAGTTTCAGTTCTCTGATCCCCGGCTTAAAAGCAAATCGTTTTGATATGGCGGCAGCAGAGCAGGCCATTCTGCCTCCGCGTTGTAAACAGGTGGATTATGCTACAGTGCCCAATTCCTCCTATGGTGAAGGACTGCTGGTGAAAGCCGGAAATCCTAAAGATATTCATTCACATAGGGACTTTGCTAAGCGTGAAGATCTGAAAGTTGCCATTATGGCTGGTGCCGATCAGCTTGAAATGCTTCAGGAGATTGATGTCCCACAGTCACAAATGGTTATGATTCAGACAAATGCTGACGCTATTTCAACTGTAGCCACAGGAAGAGCCGATGCTTATGCTGCAACAGGACTTACTGCAGCTAATTTGGCGAAGAAGAGTGATAAAGTTGAACTGGCCGATCCTTTTGTAGATCCTGTGATAGATGGTAAAGAGATCCGTAGCTGGGGCAGCTTTACCTTTAATAAAGGATCCGATGATTTTCGCTTAGCGTTCAGTAAAGAGCTGAAAAAGTTTAAAAAGACTGATGAGTGGAGAAATATTCTCGAGAAAAACGGATTTACACCTGCTGACATAGAAGGTTCTTTTAAACATACTACTAAAGAGCTTTGCTCCGGAGAAGGTATTTAA
- the ehuC gene encoding ectoine/hydroxyectoine ABC transporter permease subunit EhuC — protein MNWIDYLGPMMDGAWITVKLTFYSTILGAIFSFMFGLGKLSRHWYFKVPSVTYIEVFRGTSLLVQMFWLFYALPLVGQFMGVDTRIPPVIAGILALSANIGAYGAEVVRGAIQAVSKKQYEAATALNFTPKQTLWRIALPQAIPEMMPPFGNLAIQNLKDTALVSLITISDLAFVSERLRNLTQESAVVYTLALFMYFGMALVLAGMLKMLSQYVGTWRRAAGGK, from the coding sequence ATGAACTGGATAGATTATTTGGGACCAATGATGGATGGGGCATGGATTACTGTTAAGTTAACGTTCTATTCCACCATTCTCGGAGCCATCTTTTCTTTTATGTTTGGACTCGGAAAGCTTTCCCGGCACTGGTATTTTAAAGTCCCCTCCGTTACATATATTGAAGTCTTCAGGGGCACTTCTTTGCTGGTGCAGATGTTTTGGCTGTTTTATGCTTTACCTCTGGTAGGCCAGTTTATGGGAGTTGATACTCGTATTCCGCCTGTTATTGCGGGAATTCTGGCATTATCTGCAAATATAGGTGCATATGGCGCTGAGGTTGTGCGGGGTGCCATACAGGCAGTATCTAAAAAACAATACGAAGCGGCTACTGCTCTCAATTTTACTCCCAAACAAACATTATGGCGTATCGCTCTGCCTCAGGCAATACCTGAAATGATGCCGCCTTTTGGCAATCTTGCCATTCAAAATTTGAAGGATACCGCTTTGGTTTCTCTTATTACAATATCGGATTTGGCCTTTGTCTCGGAAAGGCTTAGAAATCTAACACAGGAAAGTGCCGTGGTCTATACACTGGCTCTTTTTATGTACTTCGGTATGGCTCTGGTACTGGCAGGTATGCTTAAAATGCTAAGCCAGTATGTTGGAACCTGGCGCCGTGCAGCGGGAGGTAAGTGA
- the ehuD gene encoding ectoine/hydroxyectoine ABC transporter permease subunit EhuD: MLYGIEWVTTSNLAFAASILPILLIGLVTTLKATVVGFILAMIIGLILAALKGAPLKIISYPAAFVIEFLRDTPLLIQLFFVFYVLPQLTGITLPAFVAGAVALGLQYSAYCAEVYRGGLEAVPWGQHEALKALNLPPAYGFFHIILPQAVPRIIPALGNYLVSIMKDVPILSVVTVLEMMTLARIIGDRTYNYLVPLSLVGGLYLILTLLSSFLVRFIDMKLPKSGIPLK, from the coding sequence ATGTTATACGGGATTGAATGGGTTACAACTTCAAATCTTGCTTTTGCAGCGTCTATTCTACCTATTTTACTGATAGGGCTTGTTACAACATTAAAAGCTACAGTTGTGGGTTTTATTTTGGCAATGATTATCGGTTTGATATTGGCAGCCTTAAAGGGAGCACCGTTGAAGATAATCAGCTATCCGGCTGCATTTGTTATTGAATTTTTGCGGGACACCCCGCTGCTTATACAGTTGTTTTTTGTTTTTTATGTTCTCCCTCAGCTTACCGGGATTACTCTTCCGGCATTTGTTGCCGGAGCTGTTGCGCTTGGTTTGCAGTACAGCGCATATTGTGCCGAAGTTTACAGAGGCGGGCTGGAAGCGGTGCCATGGGGGCAGCACGAGGCACTTAAAGCTTTAAACTTACCACCTGCTTATGGTTTTTTTCATATTATTCTGCCCCAGGCTGTACCACGTATTATACCGGCGCTGGGGAATTATCTTGTTTCAATTATGAAAGATGTCCCCATCTTAAGTGTTGTCACTGTTCTGGAAATGATGACCCTGGCCAGAATTATCGGAGACAGAACTTATAATTATCTCGTTCCTCTTTCTTTGGTAGGGGGACTGTATCTTATATTAACACTGCTGTCATCATTCTTAGTGCGTTTTATAGATATGAAACTTCCCAAGAGCGGAATACCACTTAAATAA
- the ehuA gene encoding ectoine/hydroxyectoine ABC transporter ATP-binding protein EhuA — protein sequence MSEPMIKFDKVTKKFGDVVVLDELEFEVQPNEMVTIIGPSGSGKSTILRILMTLEPINGGVVYVDGEPLWHEERNGKLIPASQQHLRKMRSKLGMVFQQFNLFPHMTVRRNLTEAPIRVLGLSKKEAVERADELLELVGLSDQADKFPAQLSGGQQQRVGIARSLAMRPKILLFDEPTSALDPELVGEVLQVIRQLAEQHEFTMLLVTHEIPFARQVSDRVCFIDGGSIVEQGSPADILTEPKEERTKEFLHAVLHPDE from the coding sequence ATGAGCGAACCTATGATTAAATTTGATAAAGTTACAAAAAAATTCGGTGATGTGGTGGTTCTAGATGAGCTTGAGTTTGAGGTCCAGCCTAATGAGATGGTAACGATTATTGGACCTTCGGGTTCCGGTAAATCAACGATACTCAGGATTTTGATGACATTGGAGCCAATAAATGGTGGTGTGGTTTATGTTGACGGTGAGCCATTATGGCATGAAGAACGCAACGGCAAGCTTATCCCTGCAAGCCAACAACATTTGAGAAAAATGCGCTCAAAGCTCGGAATGGTTTTCCAGCAGTTTAACCTGTTTCCGCATATGACAGTTCGCCGTAATCTGACGGAGGCACCTATAAGGGTGCTGGGGCTTTCAAAAAAGGAAGCTGTCGAAAGGGCTGATGAGCTTCTTGAATTGGTGGGGCTGTCTGATCAGGCGGATAAATTTCCCGCACAGCTTTCCGGTGGGCAGCAGCAGCGCGTTGGTATAGCCAGGTCTTTGGCTATGAGACCTAAAATTCTGCTTTTTGATGAACCGACTTCTGCACTTGATCCGGAGCTTGTTGGTGAAGTTTTACAGGTAATCCGTCAGCTGGCTGAGCAGCATGAATTTACTATGCTTCTTGTTACGCACGAGATTCCTTTTGCCAGACAGGTGTCTGACAGGGTATGTTTTATCGATGGCGGATCGATTGTGGAGCAGGGGTCGCCGGCTGACATATTGACGGAGCCGAAAGAAGAGAGAACTAAAGAGTTTCTGCACGCTGTACTGCATCCGGATGAATAA
- the metH gene encoding methionine synthase — protein MFRKFAERNIVVFDGGMGTTIQNESIPETLWGDFHGCNEYLNISAPEIMKNIHRKYFQAGADVAETNTFGATRLILSEYGLEDQAYEINVAGAKLARGAADEFSDKFVFGSMGPGTKLPSLSQISFDDLYEMYKEQSKGLIDGGVDGLIVETSQDLLQIKAALKAIFDNLEELKIDLPVSVSVTVENTGTMLVGSDISAAAALIGSYPVFSLGLNCGLGPDMMHKPLSELTKYWNRSVSCIPNAGLPENVNGKTVYTMTPGKMAEIFKGLLDELPLNIIGGCCGTGYEHIKQLKNIAKSFHPLKPSGTAAGLSSSLYTSTSLTQTPPPAIIGERANANGSKAFRELLLNNDYEGMLNVAKEQEDAGAHFIDVCVAYAGRDEMFDMQHFVSLLNKTLSAPIVIDSTEPPVIETALKNYSGKPIINSINLEDGGGKLHKILKLVQDYPANVIALTIDENGMAMTADEKFKIAEKIYNIWTKQYNLAPEGLIFDPLTFSIGSGDTSLKFAAVETLNAIKMIKDRLKGAKTVLGVSNVSFGLSKESRIFLNAVFLEEAVENGLDMAIVHASKLINLSSMDKHEINLCKNLIYGRENGLNKFINHFSGKSLQSEEEVEEDITEEEALVKKLKKGNKKDLEKVIDTLLQKYKPFEIINDILMPGMKEIGELFGSGKMLLPFVLQSAEVMKKSVTYLEKFINKEDTETKGKVILATVKGDVHDIGKNLVEIILSNNGYEVYNLGIKVPVDEMIERAKEVKADAIGMSGLLVKSTGIMKENIAEIAQMQLDTTVLLGGAALTEGFVKNECEPLLEGKVHYCADAFSALKYLKTKPSQRRKISGKPQINQVKSDTTGDEQTRNDLSTDDIPIPPFWGSKIEENIDINDALKFMNRQTLYKTRWGYKKSSASTEAEYMKLLKDEADSEYNEILLKLNNEIKINPKVSYGYFKCQSSEETLKIYDEDEKLLADVVFPRSSKPPFLSIPDYFKDHKSGEFDVLPLQIVTLGNEPAEYTKQLKENHSYKKYFLLHGFFTELTEALAEFWHKRIREELKIDNKDSGSIDGILNAKYRGLRYSFGYPSCPDLYGNKIIGDLLSMEKINISLTETYQMVPEFSTSALIVHNPTAEYFTL, from the coding sequence ATGTTTAGAAAATTTGCGGAAAGGAATATAGTCGTTTTCGACGGCGGAATGGGCACCACAATTCAGAATGAATCAATCCCCGAAACATTATGGGGGGATTTTCATGGGTGTAATGAATACCTTAATATCAGTGCTCCGGAAATCATGAAAAATATTCACAGAAAGTATTTTCAGGCTGGAGCTGACGTTGCTGAGACAAACACTTTCGGTGCCACAAGACTGATTTTAAGTGAGTACGGCCTTGAAGATCAAGCATACGAAATAAATGTTGCCGGGGCGAAATTGGCCCGCGGGGCTGCCGATGAATTCTCCGATAAGTTTGTTTTCGGATCGATGGGCCCCGGAACTAAACTGCCCAGCCTTTCCCAGATATCATTTGACGATTTGTACGAAATGTATAAAGAGCAGTCAAAAGGTCTGATAGATGGGGGCGTCGACGGATTAATCGTGGAAACTTCGCAGGATTTATTGCAGATAAAGGCCGCTTTGAAAGCGATTTTTGATAACCTTGAAGAATTAAAAATCGATTTACCGGTAAGTGTTTCGGTAACTGTTGAGAATACAGGCACAATGCTTGTAGGCTCTGACATTTCAGCAGCCGCTGCACTCATCGGCTCCTATCCGGTATTTTCTTTGGGGCTGAATTGCGGCCTGGGGCCGGATATGATGCATAAACCACTCAGCGAACTTACCAAATACTGGAACAGAAGTGTATCATGCATACCTAATGCAGGTCTGCCTGAAAATGTTAACGGGAAAACCGTTTACACGATGACACCCGGGAAGATGGCTGAAATATTCAAAGGATTGCTGGATGAATTGCCGCTGAATATTATCGGTGGGTGCTGCGGTACCGGTTACGAACATATAAAACAACTGAAAAATATAGCAAAATCTTTTCATCCTTTAAAACCTTCCGGGACAGCTGCAGGTCTGTCATCAAGTCTATACACATCCACTTCACTGACACAGACACCACCTCCTGCTATAATAGGTGAGAGGGCAAATGCCAACGGCAGTAAAGCTTTCAGAGAATTATTGTTAAACAACGATTATGAGGGAATGTTAAATGTCGCCAAAGAGCAGGAAGACGCCGGAGCCCATTTTATCGATGTTTGTGTTGCATATGCAGGGCGAGATGAAATGTTTGATATGCAGCATTTTGTCAGCTTATTAAATAAAACCCTTTCCGCTCCCATTGTAATTGACTCAACGGAGCCTCCGGTGATAGAAACTGCTCTTAAAAATTATTCGGGAAAACCCATTATCAATTCAATAAACCTTGAAGACGGCGGTGGCAAGCTGCACAAAATACTTAAGCTTGTTCAAGACTACCCTGCCAACGTTATCGCTCTTACTATTGATGAAAACGGCATGGCAATGACAGCAGATGAGAAATTTAAAATTGCTGAAAAGATTTATAATATATGGACTAAACAATACAATCTTGCTCCTGAAGGGCTGATATTCGACCCGCTGACTTTCTCCATCGGAAGCGGAGATACTTCCCTTAAGTTTGCAGCTGTGGAAACATTAAACGCCATAAAAATGATAAAAGACAGATTGAAAGGAGCAAAAACGGTATTGGGAGTCAGCAATGTTTCATTCGGACTATCCAAAGAAAGCAGGATTTTTCTAAACGCCGTTTTTCTGGAAGAAGCAGTGGAAAACGGTCTGGATATGGCGATTGTCCATGCATCGAAACTTATTAATCTATCCTCTATGGATAAACATGAAATAAATTTGTGCAAAAATCTGATTTACGGTCGTGAAAATGGACTTAATAAATTTATTAACCATTTTTCAGGCAAAAGCCTGCAAAGCGAAGAAGAAGTTGAAGAAGATATAACCGAAGAAGAAGCTCTGGTTAAAAAGCTTAAAAAAGGTAATAAAAAGGACCTTGAAAAAGTAATAGACACTCTTCTGCAAAAATACAAACCTTTTGAAATAATTAATGACATTCTGATGCCCGGAATGAAAGAGATCGGAGAACTCTTCGGCAGCGGCAAAATGCTCCTGCCTTTTGTACTTCAGTCTGCTGAAGTCATGAAGAAATCTGTCACCTATCTGGAAAAATTTATTAACAAAGAAGACACGGAAACAAAAGGTAAAGTCATTTTGGCCACTGTAAAAGGTGATGTGCATGACATAGGTAAAAACCTTGTGGAAATTATTTTATCCAATAACGGTTACGAAGTGTATAATTTGGGAATAAAGGTTCCTGTCGATGAAATGATTGAAAGGGCGAAAGAGGTAAAAGCGGATGCAATAGGTATGAGCGGTTTGCTTGTCAAATCCACCGGCATAATGAAGGAAAATATAGCTGAGATAGCTCAAATGCAACTGGACACAACCGTTCTGCTGGGCGGTGCCGCACTTACTGAAGGGTTTGTAAAAAACGAATGTGAGCCGCTTCTTGAGGGAAAAGTACACTACTGTGCAGATGCTTTTTCTGCTCTTAAATACCTGAAAACAAAACCATCCCAAAGAAGAAAAATTTCAGGAAAACCACAGATTAATCAAGTAAAATCAGATACAACAGGCGACGAGCAAACAAGAAACGATCTGAGTACGGACGATATACCTATCCCGCCTTTCTGGGGCAGCAAAATTGAAGAGAATATTGATATTAACGATGCGTTGAAGTTTATGAACAGGCAGACCCTTTATAAAACACGATGGGGCTATAAAAAGAGCAGTGCAAGTACCGAAGCAGAATATATGAAATTATTAAAAGATGAAGCTGACAGTGAATACAACGAGATACTGCTAAAACTTAACAATGAAATCAAAATTAATCCTAAAGTAAGTTATGGATATTTCAAGTGCCAGAGCAGTGAGGAAACATTAAAAATATATGATGAAGACGAGAAACTGCTCGCTGATGTTGTTTTCCCGAGAAGTTCCAAACCACCGTTTCTCAGTATTCCTGACTATTTCAAGGACCACAAATCAGGGGAATTTGATGTTTTACCGCTGCAAATCGTAACCCTCGGAAATGAACCGGCGGAGTACACAAAACAATTGAAAGAAAACCACAGCTACAAGAAATATTTTCTTCTTCACGGCTTCTTTACAGAACTAACAGAAGCTTTGGCGGAATTCTGGCATAAAAGGATAAGAGAAGAACTTAAAATAGATAATAAGGACTCCGGTTCTATTGACGGAATACTTAACGCAAAATACCGAGGCCTGCGCTACAGTTTCGGTTATCCATCATGTCCGGATCTGTATGGAAATAAAATTATTGGTGATCTGCTTTCAATGGAGAAAATAAATATCAGCCTGACTGAGACTTATCAGATGGTGCCAGAGTTTAGTACAAGTGCACTCATCGTTCACAACCCGACGGCTGAATATTTTACGCTGTGA
- the doeB2 gene encoding N(2)-acetyl-L-2,4-diaminobutanoate deacetylase DoeB2 — protein sequence MSLERAEILKFAVELRHKLHSQPETAWKEYNTSAYIRAILTDNRIQWKKSAETGTIAVLAPEAKGRHVALRADIDALAIDEKTAAPYKSQNAGVMHACGHDGHTSALIAAALILKENEEKLGGPVTLVFQPGEEGGHGAKRILEEGCLKDVDCIFGWHNWPGIKFGEAACPDGVVMAANGTFHIDFYGKGGHSSQPEICRDPVLAASAVVTALQQIVSRRVAPQDSAVVSVTSFEAPSGLTTIPEHSRIEGSIRISDTLMRDRVGEMIKNIAEKTADAYGVRAEVELRKRYGATVNDADSAAYMRECLQNTLGENWKSDIKMPVMASEDFSYYLEKIPGAYALIGSDDGNGHNIACHNAAYDFNDRLIEPAAELLVKLAGIDNK from the coding sequence ATGTCATTAGAGCGGGCTGAAATACTAAAATTTGCAGTTGAGTTGAGGCACAAGCTTCATTCACAGCCTGAAACTGCATGGAAAGAGTATAATACATCTGCGTATATAAGAGCAATTTTAACAGATAATAGGATACAATGGAAAAAGAGTGCTGAAACAGGAACTATCGCTGTGCTTGCACCCGAAGCTAAAGGCAGACATGTGGCATTGCGTGCGGACATTGATGCGCTTGCTATTGATGAAAAAACTGCAGCCCCTTATAAATCGCAAAATGCCGGGGTTATGCATGCCTGTGGTCATGATGGACATACATCTGCCCTTATAGCTGCCGCTCTTATATTGAAAGAAAATGAGGAAAAGCTGGGCGGACCTGTAACTTTGGTATTTCAGCCGGGTGAGGAAGGCGGACACGGAGCAAAGAGAATATTGGAAGAAGGGTGTCTGAAAGATGTGGATTGTATTTTCGGCTGGCATAACTGGCCGGGTATAAAATTTGGTGAGGCAGCTTGCCCGGACGGTGTGGTCATGGCTGCAAACGGTACTTTTCATATCGACTTTTACGGTAAAGGCGGACATTCAAGTCAGCCTGAAATCTGTAGAGATCCGGTGCTGGCAGCATCAGCAGTGGTAACAGCGTTGCAGCAGATAGTGAGCAGACGGGTTGCCCCGCAGGACTCTGCAGTTGTTTCGGTAACATCTTTTGAAGCTCCAAGCGGCTTAACCACTATTCCGGAGCATTCAAGAATTGAAGGAAGTATACGTATTTCAGATACCCTGATGAGGGACAGAGTGGGCGAGATGATTAAGAATATTGCAGAGAAAACTGCCGATGCTTATGGGGTCAGAGCTGAAGTGGAATTGAGAAAACGTTACGGTGCCACAGTAAATGATGCTGATTCTGCGGCATATATGAGAGAATGCTTGCAAAACACGTTGGGGGAGAATTGGAAGAGCGATATAAAAATGCCTGTTATGGCTTCGGAGGATTTCAGTTATTATTTGGAAAAGATTCCCGGAGCTTATGCGCTTATAGGCAGTGATGACGGTAACGGGCACAATATTGCCTGCCACAATGCAGCTTACGATTTTAACGACAGACTGATAGAACCGGCGGCTGAATTATTAGTGAAGCTTGCCGGCATAGACAATAAATAA